The following coding sequences lie in one Candidatus Methylomirabilis lanthanidiphila genomic window:
- a CDS encoding 2-dehydropantoate 2-reductase (Ketopantoate reductase) (KPA reductase) (KPR): MKVAVVGVGAVGGYFGGLLAKGGADVTFIARRERLEALRTKGLTVKSWKGDFSIRVSATDNAAEVGPVDLVLFCVKSYDTESAIRQALPMVGPQTDVLSLQNGIDNEEKIASVIGQEKVLAGIAYIGASSPEPGVILHQESGKIVFGELDGGASERVAGLKAFFDRYGCPAEASPNMKTVLWAKLAWNAPFNSINTLVGGPVKTIIENPYTLELARLVTAEVVAAANASGVRLAFEQVWERNLKFSEHYDVKTSMLQDYEAGKPLEHEALNGVIIKKATALSLPTPYNFALYSLLTMLTAKH, encoded by the coding sequence ATGAAAGTCGCGGTGGTGGGGGTAGGGGCGGTGGGGGGCTACTTCGGCGGGCTGTTGGCCAAGGGCGGCGCCGACGTCACGTTCATCGCCCGCAGGGAGCGTTTGGAGGCGCTCCGGACGAAGGGCCTCACGGTCAAGAGTTGGAAGGGGGACTTCTCCATCCGCGTCAGCGCCACCGATAATGCAGCGGAGGTTGGTCCCGTCGACTTGGTCCTGTTCTGCGTGAAATCATACGACACCGAGTCGGCAATTCGCCAGGCACTCCCAATGGTCGGGCCGCAAACCGACGTGCTGTCGCTTCAGAACGGGATCGACAACGAGGAAAAGATCGCGTCCGTCATCGGACAGGAGAAGGTCTTGGCAGGGATCGCCTACATCGGGGCGAGTTCACCGGAGCCTGGGGTGATCCTTCATCAGGAGAGCGGGAAGATCGTATTCGGAGAGCTCGACGGGGGTGCCAGCGAGCGAGTTGCCGGACTCAAGGCGTTCTTCGACCGTTACGGCTGTCCGGCTGAAGCCTCGCCCAATATGAAAACCGTCCTGTGGGCCAAGCTGGCCTGGAATGCTCCTTTTAACTCAATTAATACCCTGGTCGGCGGCCCCGTCAAGACGATCATCGAGAATCCTTACACCCTCGAACTGGCGAGGCTGGTGACGGCGGAGGTCGTCGCCGCAGCGAACGCTTCTGGGGTTCGCCTGGCCTTTGAGCAGGTGTGGGAACGCAACCTCAAGTTCTCCGAACACTACGACGTCAAGACCTCAATGCTTCAGGACTACGAGGCGGGCAAACCTTTAGAGCATGAAGCCTTGAATGGCGTCATTATTAAGAAGGCGACCGCACTGAGCCTGCCAACTCCATACAACTTCGCCCTCTACTCCCTCCTCACTATGCTTACTGCCAAACACTAA
- a CDS encoding DNA repair protein RadC-like protein → MKTIKDMPEHCRPREKLRERGASALSDEELVAAILGVGTVGIDVRTMARQVAGLIREHKADLTLDHLLAVPGMGLAKGAQILSAFELARRHLLKDTVKITVAQDVLPLVADIAGKQQEYFVCISLNGANEVIEKRVVTIGLLDKSPVHPREVFADVIADRSAAVIFAHNHPSGDLQPSEADLRIHEQLTEAGKILGLRVLDHVIVTRKGYFSFQEAGLIR, encoded by the coding sequence ATGAAAACTATCAAGGACATGCCGGAGCACTGCCGCCCCCGCGAGAAATTGCGGGAGAGAGGCGCGTCGGCCCTATCCGACGAGGAGCTTGTCGCGGCGATCCTCGGTGTGGGAACCGTGGGTATTGATGTCCGCACGATGGCCCGGCAGGTGGCGGGGCTGATCCGGGAGCACAAGGCGGACCTGACACTCGATCACTTGCTGGCCGTCCCCGGCATGGGGCTTGCGAAGGGCGCGCAAATCCTGTCGGCCTTTGAGCTGGCCCGGCGACACCTACTCAAGGACACCGTCAAGATCACCGTGGCTCAGGACGTGCTGCCGCTTGTGGCCGACATCGCTGGGAAACAACAAGAGTATTTCGTGTGCATCTCCCTGAACGGCGCGAACGAGGTCATCGAAAAGCGTGTGGTCACCATTGGTCTGCTCGACAAAAGCCCGGTTCATCCGCGTGAAGTATTCGCCGACGTCATCGCGGACCGTTCCGCCGCCGTGATCTTTGCCCACAATCACCCATCCGGCGACCTTCAACCAAGCGAGGCCGATCTCCGCATCCACGAGCAATTGACGGAGGCCGGGAAGATTCTCGGACTTCGCGTTCTGGATCACGTGATAGTGACGCGGAAAGGCTACTTCAGTTTTCAGGAAGCCGGCCTGATTCGATAG